A genomic region of Miscanthus floridulus cultivar M001 chromosome 3, ASM1932011v1, whole genome shotgun sequence contains the following coding sequences:
- the LOC136543076 gene encoding uncharacterized protein — protein sequence MGRCRCFPVALGKLIGLEPEDDDNVVERPEDDDNVVERPEELINHYVRLMTATANITSGLGTLALLWSTVVLLGGFVTVLGMKDFWTLTLLSFLLACRVVDNYDKEFKRGIYTEEDKIMSFIRRQKWIDEATAMGQRFMLGMAFLPKYILLTCLLLLSFNVAPFVSLGISVWRLVRRDYGDAGGDVANRAKLNAALDIFYALALLQSLFVLYWGTLQVMLESSVWEVTAVTRKQYGDEEWSLTLVDMYRSETIRKFRKDGELPGNWNFITYGVELLQSASGDDDHRWGARILDKLISGKDKSVRQELLSSRLSIQNLMGMIGRRRGAADGDMENRERATTIVAHLASDLHITSFPGTLQCICSLLESTSSCDCEPKLHACPSGNPDEQATLPTDENDHQHGSLETSEHQDDGTHMDMVAPTITDQTDEERQAVVVSSSSSGLAAKRKTKQIKKDLEDDLITRLLQLGKELKKYSESKYRRSYKSRGAKELISQGLLILERLTQDQGNCTEISKDQRLLSKITSPLMRSASHGDFLTKLSDNTTVEMLSKSLTVLSRLLTGPGDDVTRLHQKLASNTEAVSNLMGILENDSEGAQKLHEQALEILTELAFDDSFKELDFNKLFKALLRIFLEKETNNITKQEPSNNATSQVEQADTERAPKLRGNAGEALARLLPVRAARGIISKQEAIDLLNKVLHKILSSKMGTTADAVEIVVENQPQEDADTDSVQPPIQENEKQSEERKFMADMLSLAVVICNENMISKEDFACATPRDGAVAKKLKEILQVNKQSTAQCLRIVKLTCQVVIVMIEVKPSCIAHFNEHNFKGTLAEALETMSEVDDFMLFAGNECEVIKPARSLTSLVKEAHELLKTAQEQGNWYV from the exons ATGGGGCGTTGCCGTTGCTTCCCGGTTGCGTTGGGAAAGCTAATCGGCTTGGAACCGGAAGACGACGACAACGTCGTCGAAAGGCCGGAAGACGACGACAACGTCGTCGAAAGGCCGGAAGAGCTCATCAATCACTACGTGAGGCTTATGACGGCCACAGCCAACATTACAAGCGGTCTTGGGACGCTGGCGTTGCTGTGGTCCACCGTCGTCCTCCTCGGAGGCTTCGTCACCGTTCTGGGGATGAAGGACTTTTGGACTCTCACCCTACTCAGCTTCCTACTGGCGTGCAG GGTGGTTGACAATTATGACAAGGAGTTTAAGAGAGGGATTTATACGGAAGAGGACAAAATCATGAGTTTTATCAGGCGTCAGAAATGGATCGATGAGGCCACGGCCATGGGTCAAAGATTCATGCTGGGTATGGCGTTCTTACCCAAGTATATTTTGTTGACCTGCCTTTTGCTACTGTCCTTCAATGTTGCGCCGTTTGTGAGCCTGGGGATCTCAGTGTGGCGTCTTGTACGACGAGATTATGGCGACGCCGGAGGAGATGTTGCCAACAGAGCAAAACTGAATGCCGCACTGGACATCTTCTATGCTCTAGCTCTGTTGCAGAGTCTATTCGTCCTGTACTGGGGTACCCTTCAAGTGATGTTAGAGTCGTCAGTTTGGGAAGTCACGGCTGTGACGAGGAAACAATATGGAGATGAAGAATGGAGTTTAACGCTAGTTGATATGTACCGTTCAGAAACAATAAGGAAGTTTAGGAAGGACGGGGAGCTGCCCGGCAATTGGAACTTCATCACCTACGGCGTTGAGTTGCTCCAGTCTGCATCTGGGGACGATGACCACCGATGGGGAGCAAGGATACTAGACAAGCTGATCTCTGGCAAGGATAAATCTGTAAGGCAGGAGCTGCTATCTTCCAGGCTCTCTATTCAGAATCTGATGGGCATGATTGGTCGTCGGAGAGGCGCAGCTGATGGTGACATGGAGAACAGAGAACGCGCCACAACCATTGTTGCACACCTTGCCAGTGACCTCCATATAACAAGCTTCCCGGGTACATTGCAGTGCATTTGTTCCCTACTTGAAAGCACTAGCAGCTGTGACTGTGAACCAAAGTTGCATGCCTGTCCGTCGGGAAATCCTGATGAACAGGCGACACTGCCTACCGATGAAAATGATCATCAGCATGGGTCACTGGAAACATCCGAGCATCAAGACGATGGTACCCACATGGACATGGTAGCGCCAACCATCACAGACCAAACTGACGAGGAACGACAAGCAGTCGTCGTCAGTTCATCATCTTCCGGGTTAGCCGCCAAGAGGAAAACAAAACAGATTAAGAAAGACCTTGAGGATGATCTCATCACCAGGCTCCTGCAACTAGGCAAGGAGCTGAAGAAATATTCTGAATCCAAGTACCGCCGCTCCTATAAATCTAGAGGAGCCAAAGAGCTGATTTCTCAGGGCCTCCTGATTCTTGAGAGGCTCACACAGGACCAAGGGAACTGCACAGAGATAAGTAAGGACCAAAGGCTCCTATCTAAGATCACGTCACCACTGATGAGAAGCGCAAGCCATGGCGACTTCCTCACCAAGCTGAGCGACAACACAACGGTTGAAATGCTAAGCAAGTCACTCACAGTGCTGAGCAGGCTACTTACCGGTCCTGGAGATGACGTAACAAGGCTGCACCAGAAGCTGGCGAGTAACACAGAAGCTGTCAGCAATCTGATGGGTATCTTGGAGAATGACAGTGAAGGTGCCCAGAAACTGCATGAACAAGCCCTGGAGATCCTGACAGAGTTAGCATTCGATGATTCTTTCAAAGAACTGGATTTTAACAAGCTTTTCAAGGCCCTGCTACGTATCTTCCTCGAGAAAGAGACCAACAATATTACAAAGCAAGAGCCCAGCAATAATGCTACATCTCAAGTGGAACAAGCGGACACAGAGAGAGCACCCAAACTGAGGGGAAATGCAGGGGAAGCACTGGCCAGACTGCTTCCTGTTCGCGCTGCAAGAGGTATAATTTCCAAGCAAGAGGCGATCGACTTATTGAACAAG GTTCTCCATAAAATACTATCTAGTAAAATGGGAACAACTGCAGATGCGGTAGAGATTGTCGTAGAAAACCAGCCCCAAGAAGATGCAGACACTGACAGTGTACAGCCTCCCATTCAGGAAAATGAAAAGCAATCTGAAGAAAGAAAATTTATGGCAGACATGTTATCCCTCGCCGTGGTGATATGCAACGAAAATATGATCAGTAAAGAAGATTTTGCTTGTGCCACCCCTCGAGATGGAGCAGTGGCAAAGAAGCTCAAGGAAATATTACAAGTAAACAAACAGAGCACGGCTCAGTGTCTGAGGATAGTGAAGCTTACCTGCCAGGTGGTTATAGTCATGATTGAAGTGAAACCCAGCTGCATCGCACATTTCAATGAACACAATTTCAAGGGAACACTGGCCGAGGCATTGGAAACCATGTCGGAGGTTGATGACTTCATGCTCTTTGCTGGGAATGAATGTGAGGTGATCAAGCCTGCGAGGTCTCTTACTTCTCTTGTGAAGGAAGCACATGAACTCCTGAAGACAGCACAAGAACAGGGTAATTGGTATGTCTGA